The Ziziphus jujuba cultivar Dongzao chromosome 7, ASM3175591v1 genome includes a region encoding these proteins:
- the LOC125423711 gene encoding probable WRKY transcription factor 13 yields MASTSQAMLNQSLFEEDHQESHPQVGFFSFPSNLTLPPLACQQSLKTFTSLPCDAPNPQPPSINPSETLLSSLKHRDNQDQDHFGGPHLLSLQRSSSNLWAWGEVNECLSSKRSCGGDDHHNHNHNHHHHHHIGVSALKMKKIKARRKVREPRFCFKTMSEVDVLDDGYKWRKYGQKVVKNTQHPRSYYRCTQDNCRVKKRVERLAEDPRMVITTYEGRHAHSPSHDMEDSQAPSQLNNFFW; encoded by the exons ATGGCTTCCACGTCCCAAGCCATGCTTAACCAAAGCTTGTTTGAAGAAGATCATCAAGAATCTCATCCGCAAGTgggtttcttttctttcccttcAAACTTGACCTTACCTCCATTAGCATGCCAACAgtctctcaaaaccttcactTCCTTACCTTGTGACGCACCAAATCCACAACCACCTTCCATTAATCCCTCTGAAACCCTACTCTCCTCTCTCAAGCATAGAGATAATCAAGATCAAGATCATTTTGGAGGACCCCATCTCCTTTCTTTACAAAGATCAAGCTCAAAtctatg GGCATGGGGAGAGGTGAATGAGTGCTTGAGCAGCAAAAGATCATGTGGTGGAGATGATCATCATAATCATAACCataatcatcaccatcatcatcatattgGGGTTTCAGCtctgaagatgaagaagataaaAGCAAGAAGGAAGGTTAGAGAACCTAGGTTTTGCTTCAAGACCATGAGCGAGGTTGATGTGCTTGATGATGGATACAAGTGGAGGAAGTACGGACAGAAAGTGGTGAAGAACACACAGCATCCCAG GAGCTACTATCGATGCACGCAGGACAATTGTCGCGTAAAGAAACGAGTAGAGCGACTAGCCGAGGATCCGAGGATGGTGATAACAACATACGAAGGGAGACATGCACATTCTCCATCGCATGATATGGAAGACTCACAAGCTCCATCTCAGTTGAATAACTTCTTCTGGTAG